Proteins encoded by one window of Arachis ipaensis cultivar K30076 chromosome B04, Araip1.1, whole genome shotgun sequence:
- the LOC107637982 gene encoding dehydration-responsive element-binding protein 2E-like isoform X2 — MKTETIPRNRRSRRRRSGGSDSVESTLEKWKEYNKQQQQLISEGDEVEVIHKVPAKGSKKGCMKGKGGPQNYDCKFRGVRQRIWGKWVAEIRKPIHSKRVGEESNRLWLGTFSTALEAALAYDEAARTMYGPSARLNFPHHHGIELVSSNGSSSSTGFDQKSPSGTYIDTLNGGDAAKVDGLEGNLDMGLEEQLKFSEVNELLEMECEEGILQGPFKYVKDEVAGGSEGLEGELEKVLKNSGIVEECNNYMLEDSMCMAVNIGADYNSCDATEQGIMGKSEVENYKSCNELSCTNHCFGYLHNMIPNSNPMIPNSNPKYEQFSNLKSEASIPTKDMEEVLAEILQFCKQVLQGK, encoded by the exons ATGAAGACTGAAACTATTCCTAG AAATAGGAGATCGCGCAGGAGACGCAGTGGAGGAAGTGACTCAGTAGAGAGTACTCTTGAGAAGTGGAAGGAGTACAATAAACAGCAACAACAACTAATCAGTGAAGGAGATGAGGTTGAAGTGATTCACAAGGTTCCTGCAAAGGGATCGAAAAAAGGATGTATGAAAGGCAAAGGTGGACCACAGAATTATGATTGCAAGTTCAGGGGTGTGAGGCAGAGGATTTGGGGCAAATGGGTTGCAGAAATCCGCAAACCTATCCATAGCAAGCGTGTTGGTGAAGAATCAAACAGGCTTTGGCTTGGAACCTTTTCTACTGCACTTGAAGCTGCTCTTGCTTATGATGAAGCAGCAAGGACCATGTATGGCCCTAGCGCTCGTTTGAACTTCCCTCACCATCATGGCATAGAATTAGTAAGTTCTAATGGATCATCTAGTAGTACAGGATTTGATCAGAAATCACCAAGTGGAACCTATATAGATACTTTGAATGGTGGTGATGCTGCAAAAGTTGACGGGTTGGAGGGGAATCTTGATATGGGTCTCGAAGAACAACTCAAGTTTTCTGAGGTAAATGAATTATTGGAGATGGAATGTGAGGAAGGAATTCTTCAAGGGCCTTTTAAGTATGTAAAGGATGAAGTTGCTGGAGGAAGTGAAGGACTGGAAGGAGAGTTAGAGAAGGTTTTGAAGAACTCTGGTATAGTTGAAGAGTGTAATAATTACATGCTTGAGGATTCTATGTGCATGGCTGTAAATATAGGAGCTGATTATAACTCTTGTGATGCTACTGAACAGGGGATTATGGGGAAGAGTGAAGTGGAAAATTACAAATCCTGCAATGAGTTGAGCTGCACAAACCATTGCTTTGGATACTTGCATAATATGATTCCAAACAGTAATCCTATGATACCAAACAGTAATCCAAAGTATGAGCAGTTCAGCAATCTCAAATCTGAGGCATCTATTCCGACAAAAGATATGGAGGAAGTACTTGCAGAAATTCTACAGTTTTGCAAGCAAGTGCTCCAAGGTAAGTAA
- the LOC107637982 gene encoding dehydration-responsive element-binding protein 2E-like isoform X1: MKTETIPSRNRRSRRRRSGGSDSVESTLEKWKEYNKQQQQLISEGDEVEVIHKVPAKGSKKGCMKGKGGPQNYDCKFRGVRQRIWGKWVAEIRKPIHSKRVGEESNRLWLGTFSTALEAALAYDEAARTMYGPSARLNFPHHHGIELVSSNGSSSSTGFDQKSPSGTYIDTLNGGDAAKVDGLEGNLDMGLEEQLKFSEVNELLEMECEEGILQGPFKYVKDEVAGGSEGLEGELEKVLKNSGIVEECNNYMLEDSMCMAVNIGADYNSCDATEQGIMGKSEVENYKSCNELSCTNHCFGYLHNMIPNSNPMIPNSNPKYEQFSNLKSEASIPTKDMEEVLAEILQFCKQVLQGK, encoded by the exons ATGAAGACTGAAACTATTCCTAG TAGAAATAGGAGATCGCGCAGGAGACGCAGTGGAGGAAGTGACTCAGTAGAGAGTACTCTTGAGAAGTGGAAGGAGTACAATAAACAGCAACAACAACTAATCAGTGAAGGAGATGAGGTTGAAGTGATTCACAAGGTTCCTGCAAAGGGATCGAAAAAAGGATGTATGAAAGGCAAAGGTGGACCACAGAATTATGATTGCAAGTTCAGGGGTGTGAGGCAGAGGATTTGGGGCAAATGGGTTGCAGAAATCCGCAAACCTATCCATAGCAAGCGTGTTGGTGAAGAATCAAACAGGCTTTGGCTTGGAACCTTTTCTACTGCACTTGAAGCTGCTCTTGCTTATGATGAAGCAGCAAGGACCATGTATGGCCCTAGCGCTCGTTTGAACTTCCCTCACCATCATGGCATAGAATTAGTAAGTTCTAATGGATCATCTAGTAGTACAGGATTTGATCAGAAATCACCAAGTGGAACCTATATAGATACTTTGAATGGTGGTGATGCTGCAAAAGTTGACGGGTTGGAGGGGAATCTTGATATGGGTCTCGAAGAACAACTCAAGTTTTCTGAGGTAAATGAATTATTGGAGATGGAATGTGAGGAAGGAATTCTTCAAGGGCCTTTTAAGTATGTAAAGGATGAAGTTGCTGGAGGAAGTGAAGGACTGGAAGGAGAGTTAGAGAAGGTTTTGAAGAACTCTGGTATAGTTGAAGAGTGTAATAATTACATGCTTGAGGATTCTATGTGCATGGCTGTAAATATAGGAGCTGATTATAACTCTTGTGATGCTACTGAACAGGGGATTATGGGGAAGAGTGAAGTGGAAAATTACAAATCCTGCAATGAGTTGAGCTGCACAAACCATTGCTTTGGATACTTGCATAATATGATTCCAAACAGTAATCCTATGATACCAAACAGTAATCCAAAGTATGAGCAGTTCAGCAATCTCAAATCTGAGGCATCTATTCCGACAAAAGATATGGAGGAAGTACTTGCAGAAATTCTACAGTTTTGCAAGCAAGTGCTCCAAGGTAAGTAA
- the LOC107639674 gene encoding receptor protein kinase-like protein ZAR1: MSVNLFLCFFSFSFFFIFSIQTVFSLSPDGVALLTLKSAVDPAGAAALANWNDGDATPCGWSGVSCSNISGDPDPRVVGVSLAGRGLRGYLPSELGTLLYLRRLNLHSNAFRGSIPSQLFNATALRSLYLHSNNLSGDLPPSLFSLRRLQNLDLSDNSLSGSIPNSLRNCSQLQRLVLARNKFSGKIPATPWPELRELIQLDLSANLLEGPIPDQIGELQSLTGTLNLSFNHLSGNVPESLGKLPVTVSFDLRNNNLSGEIPQTGSFSNQGPTAFLNNPNLCGFPLQKPCSGSARSEPGSSPGPKRERSGSRSNKGLSPGLIVLISVADAAGVALIGLIIVYVYWKKKDGCNGCSCTGKAKFGGGENGKTRFCCSLPCMNVGVLKSDDSELEEGEKGEGGRGEGELVAIDKGFNFELDELLRASAYVLGKSGLGIVYKVVLGNGVPVAVRRLGEGGEQRYKEFAAEVQAIGKVKHPNVVKLRAYYWAPDEKLLISDFISNGNLTTALRGRNGQPTMNLPWSTRLRIAKGAARGLAYLHECSPRKFVHGDIKPSNILLDGDFQPRISDFGLNRLISITGNNPSNGGFMGGALPYFKPSQTEHTNNYKAPEAKVPGSRPTQKWDVYSFGVVLLELLTGKSPDSTPAPSTSMEVPDMVRWVRKGFEQESPLSEMVDPPLLQEVHAKKEVLAVFHVALSCTEGDPEVRPRMKTVSENLEKIGS; the protein is encoded by the exons ATGAGCGTTAATCTCTTTCtctgtttcttctctttctcgttcttcttcatcttttcaatACAAACCGTTTTTTCTCTCTCCCCCGACGGCGTTGCACTTCTCACTCTAAAATCCGCCGTGGACCCCGCCGGAGCCGCTGCGCTTGCCAATTGGAACGACGGAGACGCCACTCCGTGCGGATGGTCCGGGGTCAGCTGTAGTAACATCTCCGGCGACCCTGACCCCCGCGTTGTCGGTGTCTCCCTCGCCGGAAGGGGCCTCCGCGGCTACCTCCCATCAGAGCTCGGCACACTTCTCTACCTCCGCCGCCTCAATCTCCACTCCAACGCCTTCCGCGGCTCCATCCCCTCCCAGCTCTTTAACGCCACCGCGCTCCGATCCCTCTACCTCCACTCCAACAACCTCTCCGGCGACCTCCCTCCCTCCCTCTTCTCCCTCCGCCGCCTCCAGAACCTCGACCTCTCCGATAACTCCCTCTCCGGCTCAATTCCAAACTCTCTCCGCAACTGCTCACAGCTCCAGCGCCTTGTCCTCGCCAGGAACAAATTCTCCGGCAAGATTCCGGCGACGCCGTGGCCGGAGCTCCGAGAACTCATTCAGCTCGACCTCTCCGCGAACCTCCTAGAAGGTCCAATCCCGGACCAGATCGGAGAGCTTCAATCCCTCACCGGAACCTTAAACCTCTCGTTCAATCACCTCTCCGGCAACGTTCCAGAATCTCTCGGGAAACTTCCGGTGACGGTTAGCTTCGATTTGCGAAACAACAATCTCTCCGGCGAGATTCCCCAAACAGGATCGTTTTCAAACCAAGGCCCCACGGCGTTCCTCAACAACCCTAACCTCTGCGGTTTCCCGCTTCAAAAACCGTGTTCCGGTTCGGCACGGAGCGAACCGGGATCAAGCCCCGGTCCAAAAAGGGAACGGTCCGGCTCACGGTCTAATAAAGGGCTAAGCCCCGGTTTAATTGTTCTAATCTCAGTAGCTGATGCCGCTGGCGTTGCTCTAATTGGACTCATAATTGTTTACGTTTATTGGAAAAAGAAAGACGGTTGCAACGGGTGTAGTTGTACCGGTAAGGCCAAGTTTGGCGGTGGCGAAAACGGGAAAACGCGTTTTTGCTGTTCTTTGCCATGCATGAACGTTGGGGTGCTGAAGAGTGATGATTCTGAATTGGAGGAAGGTGAGAAAGGGGAGGGTGGAAGAGGGGAAGGGGAATTGGTGGCGATTGATAAGGGATTTAACTTTGAGCTTGATGAGTTGTTGAGGGCTTCAGCTTATGTTCTTGGGAAGAGTGGGTTGGGGATAGTGTATAAGGTTGTGCTTGGGAATGGGGTTCCTGTGGCTGTGAGGAGGCTTGGGGAGGGTGGTGAACAGAGGTATAAGGAGTTTGCTGCTGAGGTTCAGGCTATTGGGAAGGTCAAGCACCCTAATGTTGTGAAGCTAAGGGCTTATTATTGGGCACCTGATGAGAAGCTCTTGATCAGTGATTTCATCTCTAATGGCAATTTGACCACCGCTCTTAGAG GGAGAAATGGTCAACCAACTATGAACCTTCCATGGTCAACCAGGCTGAGAATTGCCAAAGGAGCAGCCAGGGGTTTGGCCTATCTCCATGAATGCAGTCCTAGAAAATTTGTTCATGGTGACATCAAGCCCTCCAACATTCTCCTTGATGGGGACTTCCAACCCCGAATTTCTGATTTCGGCCTTAACCGGTTGATCAGCATCACTGGCAATAACCCCTCCAATGGTGGCTTTATGGGAGGAGCTCTTCCTTACTTTAAGCCATCACAAACAGAACATACTAACAACTACAAGGCCCCTGAGGCCAAAGTTCCAGGCAGCAGACCAACCCAGAAATGGGATGTATATTCATTTGGAGTCGTGTTGCTCGAATTGCTTACTGGGAAGTCCCCTGATTCTACTCCTGCCCCATCAACTTCTATGGAAGTTCCTGATATGGTGAGGTGGGTGAGGAAAGGGTTTGAACAAGAAAGTCCGCTATCCGAAATGGTTGATCCTCCTTTGCTTCAAGAAGTGCATGCCAAAAAGGAGGTACTGGCTGTGTTTCATGTAGCATTGTCATGCACTGAGGGAGACCCTGAAGTCAGGCCTAGAATGAAAACTGTGTCTGAGAATCTAGAAAAGATTGGATCATAG
- the LOC107637982 gene encoding dehydration-responsive element-binding protein 2A-like isoform X3 has translation MKTETIPSRNRRSRRRRSGGSDSVESTLEKWKEYNKQQQQLISEGDEVEVIHKVPAKGSKKGCMKGKGGPQNYDCKFRGVRQRIWGKWVAEIRKPIHSKRVGEESNRLWLGTFSTALEAALAYDEAARTMYGPSARLNFPHHHGIELVSSNGSSSSTGFDQKSPSGTYIDTLNGGDAAKVDGLEGNLDMGLEEQLKFSEVNELLEMECEEGILQGPFKYVKDEVAGGSEGLEGELEKVLKNSGDYGEE, from the exons ATGAAGACTGAAACTATTCCTAG TAGAAATAGGAGATCGCGCAGGAGACGCAGTGGAGGAAGTGACTCAGTAGAGAGTACTCTTGAGAAGTGGAAGGAGTACAATAAACAGCAACAACAACTAATCAGTGAAGGAGATGAGGTTGAAGTGATTCACAAGGTTCCTGCAAAGGGATCGAAAAAAGGATGTATGAAAGGCAAAGGTGGACCACAGAATTATGATTGCAAGTTCAGGGGTGTGAGGCAGAGGATTTGGGGCAAATGGGTTGCAGAAATCCGCAAACCTATCCATAGCAAGCGTGTTGGTGAAGAATCAAACAGGCTTTGGCTTGGAACCTTTTCTACTGCACTTGAAGCTGCTCTTGCTTATGATGAAGCAGCAAGGACCATGTATGGCCCTAGCGCTCGTTTGAACTTCCCTCACCATCATGGCATAGAATTAGTAAGTTCTAATGGATCATCTAGTAGTACAGGATTTGATCAGAAATCACCAAGTGGAACCTATATAGATACTTTGAATGGTGGTGATGCTGCAAAAGTTGACGGGTTGGAGGGGAATCTTGATATGGGTCTCGAAGAACAACTCAAGTTTTCTGAGGTAAATGAATTATTGGAGATGGAATGTGAGGAAGGAATTCTTCAAGGGCCTTTTAAGTATGTAAAGGATGAAGTTGCTGGAGGAAGTGAAGGACTGGAAGGAGAGTTAGAGAAGGTTTTGAAGAACTCTG GGGATTATGGGGAAGAGTGA